A stretch of the Paenibacillus dendritiformis genome encodes the following:
- the ligD gene encoding non-homologous end-joining DNA ligase, translating to MASKEPPASLMVEGHEIQITNPNKLLWPEAGITKTDYIREMIRLSPYLLAACRDRFLTTIRYPHGVPGEFFYQKNVPPGAPSFVETAMSGDIRYIVLQNVPTLLWLANLSCIEFHPSLHRIGDPLPAEWIIDLDPSVREEERIMEAAWIVGEAMERIGIRTIPKTSGATGVQLIVPIKRGPTFMQLRELGEMLAIYLCELHPQLFTIERLKKNRGTRIYIDYMQHDASRTIAAPYTPRATPYASVSMPLTWDEVKRNPKPRDYHLLNAADRLAQVGDLIREAEPLAIEPILEAFSSQIQAIRSRKG from the coding sequence ATGGCCAGCAAAGAACCGCCCGCGTCCTTAATGGTAGAAGGGCATGAGATCCAGATCACGAATCCGAACAAGCTGTTGTGGCCGGAGGCGGGCATAACGAAGACGGACTATATCCGGGAAATGATCCGGCTGAGCCCTTATTTGCTGGCGGCGTGCCGCGACCGCTTCCTGACGACGATCCGGTATCCGCATGGCGTTCCCGGGGAATTTTTTTACCAGAAAAACGTGCCGCCCGGAGCCCCCTCCTTCGTCGAGACCGCCATGTCCGGGGATATCCGCTATATCGTGCTCCAAAACGTGCCTACGCTGCTGTGGCTGGCCAATCTCTCCTGCATCGAGTTCCATCCCTCGCTGCACCGCATCGGCGACCCGCTCCCGGCCGAGTGGATTATCGACCTGGATCCGTCCGTTCGGGAGGAAGAGCGCATTATGGAGGCCGCCTGGATCGTGGGAGAGGCGATGGAGCGGATTGGGATCCGGACGATCCCGAAGACATCCGGGGCCACCGGCGTGCAGCTTATCGTGCCAATCAAGCGCGGCCCGACCTTCATGCAGCTCCGCGAACTGGGCGAGATGCTCGCGATCTATCTGTGCGAGCTGCACCCGCAGCTGTTCACGATCGAGCGGCTGAAGAAGAACCGGGGCACCCGCATTTATATCGATTACATGCAGCATGATGCCTCCCGGACAATCGCAGCGCCCTACACGCCGCGGGCAACGCCGTACGCTTCGGTCTCAATGCCGCTCACCTGGGACGAGGTGAAGCGCAACCCGAAGCCGCGAGATTACCATCTGCTCAATGCGGCCGATCGGCTTGCCCAGGTCGGCGATCTGATCCGCGAAGCCGAACCACTGGCAATCGAGCCGATTCTGGAGGCCTTCTCCAGCCAGATTCAGGCCATCCGTTCACGCAAAGGCTGA
- the cls gene encoding cardiolipin synthase: protein MLWLVVALLIYIFQIFTIVLLEYKQPSKAVAWLLVLFCFPLIGFVMYYFLAQEYTARRRVRKRGGWGHPENRTRAIGIRTVSRPDELNNPQMHSQERLFELISSLSESPITSCNETRVLTNGQATFEAMLSAIREAKHHIHMEFYILRDDGIGTVFQQALIAKAKEGVRVRIVADGVGSIELRRKYLRTFKEAGVEFHWFLPLSVSFFRRRLNYRNHRKLLIVDGRIGFVGGMNIGDDYLGLDRKLGFWRDTHLQVEGDAVYALQAIFLHDWTFVTEQSLPVRELFPPHQCKGKEQVKMISSGPDASWDAIQELFFGVLGSARERVWIITPYFIPDASVRLAIKTAAVSGIDVRIIIPGKSDSRLVDWASLSYVEELLQAGVRFYQYQKGFAHAKTFLMDRTLGCVGTANLDMRSFFSNFEVNAVLFEASAVDRIEEDFLRDFEDSVEIDYNKFVTRSRGQRAAEALMRLLSPLL, encoded by the coding sequence ATGTTATGGCTGGTAGTCGCCTTGCTCATATACATATTTCAGATTTTTACAATCGTGTTGCTGGAGTACAAGCAGCCTTCCAAGGCGGTAGCCTGGCTGCTGGTTCTGTTCTGCTTCCCGCTGATCGGCTTCGTCATGTACTACTTCCTCGCCCAGGAATATACGGCCCGGCGCCGGGTACGGAAAAGGGGAGGCTGGGGGCATCCCGAGAACCGGACCCGCGCCATCGGAATCCGGACGGTGAGCCGTCCGGACGAGCTGAACAACCCGCAAATGCATAGCCAGGAACGCTTGTTCGAGCTCATCTCTTCTCTCTCGGAAAGCCCGATTACGAGCTGCAACGAGACGCGGGTGCTGACGAATGGACAAGCCACGTTCGAAGCGATGCTGTCCGCTATCCGGGAAGCGAAGCATCATATCCATATGGAATTTTATATTTTGCGGGACGACGGCATCGGCACCGTCTTCCAGCAGGCGCTTATCGCCAAGGCGAAGGAAGGGGTCCGCGTCCGCATCGTGGCCGACGGCGTCGGCAGCATCGAACTGCGCCGCAAATACTTGCGGACGTTCAAGGAAGCGGGCGTGGAATTTCATTGGTTCCTGCCGCTGTCCGTTTCGTTTTTCCGCCGCCGCCTCAATTACCGCAATCATCGGAAGCTGCTTATCGTAGACGGGCGGATCGGCTTTGTCGGCGGAATGAATATCGGCGACGATTATTTGGGGTTGGACCGCAAGCTTGGTTTTTGGCGCGATACGCATTTGCAGGTTGAAGGAGATGCGGTTTATGCGCTGCAGGCGATTTTTCTGCACGACTGGACGTTCGTGACCGAGCAGTCCCTGCCGGTTCGCGAGCTGTTTCCGCCCCATCAATGCAAGGGGAAGGAGCAGGTAAAGATGATCTCGAGCGGGCCGGACGCAAGCTGGGATGCGATTCAGGAGCTGTTCTTCGGGGTGCTCGGTTCCGCGCGGGAGCGGGTCTGGATCATTACGCCGTACTTCATTCCCGACGCCAGCGTGCGCCTCGCGATCAAGACGGCCGCCGTCAGCGGGATCGATGTCCGGATCATTATTCCGGGCAAATCGGATTCGCGTCTCGTCGATTGGGCCTCTCTGTCTTACGTGGAGGAGCTGCTGCAGGCGGGCGTCCGCTTCTATCAGTACCAGAAAGGCTTCGCGCACGCGAAAACCTTCCTCATGGACCGGACATTGGGATGCGTGGGAACGGCGAACCTCGATATGCGAAGCTTTTTCAGCAACTTCGAAGTCAACGCGGTGCTGTTCGAAGCATCGGCGGTCGATCGGATTGAGGAAGATTTTTTGCGCGACTTCGAAGACAGCGTCGAGATCGATTACAACAAGTTCGTCACCCGTTCCCGCGGACAGCGCGCCGCCGAAGCCCTCATGCGGCTGCTGTCGCCTCTGCTGTAA